The following proteins are co-located in the Acidimicrobiales bacterium genome:
- a CDS encoding OB-fold domain-containing protein, protein MTGLISYGAYVPYNRLQRSAITAVLGAGGGRGTRAVASYDEDSTSMGVEAARACLAAAPDGAHPEAVVFATTAPAYLDKTNATAIHAALMLDESVPAFDALGATRSAVGALRLALRGDAPSLVVTSDIRIGLPGGADEAGGGDAAAAFLIGSGDNVIAELIGTGASSAEFLDRWRVPGATSSGQWEERFGEQAYVPLAHNAVNDALKSAGVTADEIDAVVIGGLHTRANRVIAGGLGVRADAFGADLTATVGNAGAAFLGLGLADALDRATPGQLILAVSVADGADALVFRVTDAITAARRPASVASLVASGNDALPYASFLTWRGVLHREPPRRPEPLRPAAPPSFRSEHWKFGFVASRCDDCTTRHLPPQRVCVRCGAVDHMSTESLANAQATIATYTVDRLAFSLNPPVVVAVLDFDGGGRFQCELTDVDPAAVRIGDRVEMTFRRLYETQGVQNYFWKARPIRATTEGER, encoded by the coding sequence ATGACGGGGCTCATCAGCTACGGCGCTTACGTCCCGTACAACCGCTTGCAGCGCAGCGCCATCACCGCCGTGCTCGGCGCCGGCGGTGGCCGTGGGACGCGCGCGGTGGCGTCGTACGACGAGGACTCCACGTCGATGGGCGTCGAAGCGGCGCGCGCCTGCCTCGCGGCCGCGCCCGACGGCGCCCATCCCGAGGCCGTCGTGTTCGCGACGACCGCGCCGGCGTACCTCGACAAGACCAACGCCACCGCGATCCACGCCGCGCTCATGCTCGACGAGTCGGTTCCCGCGTTCGACGCGCTCGGCGCGACGCGATCTGCGGTCGGCGCGTTGCGCCTCGCGCTGCGCGGCGACGCACCGAGTCTGGTCGTGACATCCGACATCCGCATCGGTTTGCCCGGCGGCGCCGACGAAGCCGGCGGCGGCGACGCCGCCGCCGCGTTCCTGATCGGGTCCGGCGACAACGTGATCGCGGAGTTGATCGGCACCGGTGCTTCCAGCGCCGAGTTCCTCGACCGGTGGCGCGTGCCCGGCGCGACGTCGTCGGGCCAGTGGGAGGAGCGCTTCGGCGAGCAGGCGTACGTGCCGCTGGCCCACAACGCCGTCAACGATGCGCTCAAAAGCGCCGGTGTCACCGCCGACGAGATCGACGCCGTCGTGATCGGCGGGCTGCACACGCGCGCCAACCGCGTCATTGCCGGCGGCCTCGGCGTGCGCGCCGATGCGTTCGGGGCCGACCTAACCGCAACCGTGGGCAACGCCGGCGCAGCCTTCCTCGGTCTCGGCCTCGCCGACGCCCTCGACCGCGCCACGCCCGGCCAGTTGATCCTCGCGGTGTCGGTCGCCGACGGCGCCGACGCGCTGGTATTCCGCGTCACCGACGCGATCACCGCGGCGCGCCGGCCGGCGTCGGTGGCGTCGCTCGTGGCGTCGGGCAACGACGCCCTGCCGTACGCGTCGTTCCTCACGTGGCGCGGCGTGCTGCACCGCGAGCCGCCGCGCCGGCCCGAACCATTGCGCCCGGCCGCGCCGCCGTCGTTCCGCAGCGAGCACTGGAAGTTCGGCTTCGTCGCCAGCCGCTGCGACGACTGCACGACGCGCCACCTGCCGCCGCAGCGTGTGTGCGTGCGCTGCGGCGCCGTCGACCACATGTCGACCGAGTCGCTGGCGAACGCGCAGGCCACCATCGCCACTTACACCGTCGACCGCCTCGCGTTCTCGCTCAACCCGCCGGTGGTCGTGGCGGTGCTCGACTTCGACGGCGGCGGCCGCTTCCAGTGCGAGCTCACCGACGTCGACCCGGCCGCGGTGCGTATCGGCGACCGCGTCGAGATGACGTTCCGCCGGCTGTACGAGACGCAGGGCGTACAGAACTATTTCTGGAAGGCGCGGCCGATCCGCGCCACGACTGAAGGAGAGCGCTGA
- a CDS encoding fatty acid--CoA ligase gives MESLADIVRGHAKAVPDRAALVDDERTITYAELDARSNRFAQGIRSEGLGAQDRVAFLDKTGPEYFEAVFGTAKLNAVLCAVNWRLAPPEAAYVINDSQAKLLIVSEEFLPMLDAIRGELTTIQKVLVLGNSPADESYETWLARQPSEDPRIDPAPNDVALQFYSSGTTGRPKGVMLTNENLFASVHANNEMLGFTDASVNLVAMPTFHVAGGAWGIVGLYNGCPNVLMREVDPAAVIDVIEQHRITHTVLVPAVIQFVLQLPQARTADFTSMEVLVYGASPISEEVLVDAVRTFGCSFVQAYGMTETTGGVVLLPPEDHDPAGPNKHRLRAAGKAMPGSEVKVVDAETLEAVPAGEVGEILIRSPQNMIGYHNLPEATAETLIADGWLRTGDAGYLDADGYVYIHDRVKDMIISGGENIYPAEIENALMSHPAIADVAVIGVPSERWGETPKAMVVAAPGATIDETEIIAFARERLAHYKCPTSVDVVDVLPRNPSGKILKRELRAPFWEGKARRVN, from the coding sequence GTGGAGAGCCTTGCTGACATCGTGCGCGGTCACGCGAAGGCGGTGCCCGATCGCGCCGCGCTCGTCGACGACGAGCGCACCATCACCTACGCCGAGCTCGACGCGCGCTCGAACCGGTTCGCGCAAGGCATCCGCAGCGAGGGGCTCGGCGCCCAGGACCGCGTCGCCTTCCTCGACAAGACCGGCCCCGAGTACTTCGAGGCGGTGTTCGGCACGGCAAAGCTCAACGCCGTGCTGTGCGCCGTCAACTGGCGCCTGGCACCACCCGAAGCGGCCTACGTCATCAACGACTCGCAGGCGAAGCTGCTGATCGTCAGCGAAGAGTTCCTGCCGATGCTCGACGCCATCCGCGGCGAACTCACGACAATCCAGAAGGTGCTGGTGCTCGGCAACAGCCCGGCGGACGAGAGCTACGAGACCTGGCTGGCGCGCCAGCCCTCCGAGGATCCCCGCATCGACCCGGCGCCCAATGACGTCGCGCTGCAGTTCTACTCGTCGGGCACCACCGGACGGCCCAAGGGCGTCATGCTCACCAACGAGAACCTGTTCGCCAGCGTGCACGCCAACAACGAGATGCTCGGATTCACCGATGCGTCCGTGAATCTCGTCGCCATGCCGACCTTCCACGTCGCCGGCGGCGCGTGGGGCATCGTCGGTCTGTACAACGGCTGCCCCAACGTGCTCATGCGCGAGGTCGACCCGGCGGCGGTCATCGACGTCATCGAGCAGCACCGCATCACCCACACCGTCCTCGTGCCGGCGGTCATCCAGTTCGTGCTGCAACTCCCCCAGGCGCGCACCGCCGACTTCACCAGCATGGAGGTGCTCGTCTACGGCGCGTCGCCGATCTCCGAGGAAGTACTCGTCGACGCCGTGCGCACGTTCGGCTGCTCGTTCGTCCAGGCGTACGGCATGACCGAGACCACCGGCGGCGTCGTGCTGCTACCGCCGGAGGACCACGACCCCGCCGGGCCCAACAAGCACCGCCTGCGCGCCGCCGGCAAGGCGATGCCGGGCAGCGAGGTCAAGGTCGTCGACGCCGAGACGCTCGAGGCGGTGCCGGCGGGCGAGGTCGGCGAAATCCTCATCCGCAGCCCGCAGAACATGATCGGCTACCACAACCTGCCCGAAGCCACCGCCGAGACGCTGATCGCCGACGGCTGGCTGCGCACCGGTGACGCCGGCTACCTCGACGCCGACGGCTACGTCTACATCCACGACCGCGTGAAGGACATGATCATCTCCGGCGGCGAGAACATCTATCCGGCCGAGATCGAGAACGCGCTGATGTCGCATCCCGCGATCGCCGACGTCGCTGTCATCGGCGTGCCGAGCGAGCGCTGGGGCGAGACGCCCAAGGCGATGGTGGTGGCGGCGCCGGGCGCGACCATCGACGAGACCGAGATCATCGCGTTCGCTCGCGAGCGACTCGCTCACTACAAGTGCCCGACGTCGGTCGACGTCGTCGACGTGCTGCCCCGCAACCCGAGCGGCAAGATCCTCAAGCGCGAACTGCGCGCCCCCTTCTGGGAGGGCAAAGCGCGGCGGGTCAACTGA
- a CDS encoding amidase, with protein sequence MDTSIGLDARTIADEVRAGKLSAVDVLDEHLARIESHNDAINAMVFLDEARARGVAADVDAAVKRGEDPGPLAGVPLGIKELESVEGWPETRASTAFKDNIATHTTTMSARLLAAGAVPVGLTASPELGLLFFTNSVLHGVTRNPWNLERTPGGSSGGAAASLVAGLVALATGSDMGGSIRTPSACCGVVGVKGTLGRIPRGPGYLGGANLTHYGPLARSVGDAARYLDCAAGVDQRDPMSLPAPEVPFERAIEEIDLSGVRVAVLRRNSLSPSEPAVGDVVEAAATTLIAGTGLRRVDGLALDLPPMLTLGGALVRADWDPTTVDAMPEVMTNMMNTEGAADLLMGSFDPSALTIEGVAANHQARHAVNMAIASLFDEVDVILMPTMPMTAFGAAGPIPRVVDGEEIGPAAPAAFVAPFNFSGNPVVSVPAGFVDGLPVGMQIVARRHDDALALAVAARFEELHPWPKLAPSS encoded by the coding sequence ATGGACACCTCGATCGGGCTCGACGCCCGCACCATCGCCGACGAAGTTCGCGCCGGAAAGCTCAGCGCCGTCGACGTCCTCGACGAGCACCTCGCCCGCATCGAGTCGCACAACGACGCCATCAACGCGATGGTCTTCCTCGACGAAGCGCGGGCGCGCGGCGTCGCCGCCGACGTCGACGCCGCGGTCAAGCGCGGCGAGGACCCGGGCCCGCTCGCCGGCGTCCCGCTCGGCATCAAGGAACTCGAGTCGGTCGAGGGGTGGCCCGAGACGCGGGCCAGCACCGCGTTCAAGGACAACATCGCCACGCACACCACCACCATGTCGGCGCGCCTGCTCGCCGCCGGCGCCGTGCCCGTCGGCCTCACCGCGTCGCCCGAACTCGGCCTGCTGTTCTTCACCAACTCGGTCCTGCACGGCGTGACCCGCAACCCGTGGAACCTCGAACGCACCCCCGGCGGCTCGAGCGGCGGCGCGGCGGCATCGCTCGTCGCGGGGCTCGTAGCCCTCGCGACCGGCAGCGACATGGGCGGCTCGATCCGCACGCCGTCCGCCTGCTGTGGCGTCGTCGGCGTGAAGGGAACCCTCGGTCGCATCCCCCGCGGCCCCGGGTACCTCGGCGGGGCCAATCTCACGCACTACGGGCCGCTGGCGCGGTCGGTGGGCGACGCGGCGCGCTATCTCGACTGCGCCGCCGGCGTCGACCAGCGCGACCCGATGTCGCTGCCCGCACCTGAGGTGCCCTTCGAGCGCGCCATCGAGGAGATCGACCTCAGCGGCGTTCGCGTCGCCGTGCTGCGGCGCAACAGCCTCTCGCCGTCCGAACCGGCGGTCGGAGACGTCGTCGAGGCCGCGGCCACAACTCTGATCGCCGGCACCGGTTTGCGGCGCGTCGACGGCCTGGCGCTCGACCTGCCGCCGATGCTGACCCTCGGCGGCGCGCTCGTGCGCGCCGACTGGGACCCGACCACCGTCGATGCCATGCCCGAGGTCATGACCAACATGATGAACACCGAGGGCGCCGCCGACCTGCTCATGGGGTCCTTCGACCCGTCGGCCCTCACCATCGAGGGCGTGGCCGCCAATCACCAGGCGCGCCACGCAGTGAACATGGCGATCGCGTCGCTCTTCGACGAGGTCGACGTCATCCTCATGCCGACGATGCCGATGACCGCCTTCGGCGCCGCCGGCCCCATCCCGCGGGTAGTGGACGGCGAAGAGATCGGCCCGGCGGCACCAGCCGCGTTCGTGGCGCCGTTCAACTTCTCCGGCAATCCCGTCGTGTCGGTCCCCGCGGGCTTCGTCGACGGGTTACCCGTCGGGATGCAGATCGTGGCGCGCCGTCACGATGACGCACTCGCCCTCGCCGTCGCCGCCCGCTTCGAAGAACTCCACCCCTGGCCGAAGCTCGCCCCGTCGTCATAG
- a CDS encoding antibiotic biosynthesis monooxygenase, whose translation MLLQASAEVPSYEAFRDAMIWLNGQVAHPEGFVSLEVFQAHGNPNRVTFVERWESVEAFEQAFAKYDMEQRAEFLQRAGIDPEKLSRDLWIESDVPTVFA comes from the coding sequence ATGTTGCTGCAAGCAAGCGCTGAGGTGCCCAGCTACGAGGCCTTCCGCGACGCCATGATCTGGCTCAACGGTCAGGTTGCGCACCCCGAAGGCTTCGTGTCGCTCGAGGTGTTCCAGGCCCACGGCAACCCCAACCGCGTCACCTTCGTCGAGCGGTGGGAGAGCGTGGAAGCCTTCGAGCAGGCGTTCGCCAAATACGACATGGAGCAGCGTGCCGAGTTCCTCCAGCGCGCCGGCATCGACCCGGAGAAGTTGAGCCGCGACTTGTGGATCGAGTCCGACGTGCCGACGGTGTTCGCATGA
- a CDS encoding acyl-CoA dehydrogenase family protein, protein MDFEDSPTEAAFRAEVRAWFDAHAELKDTASQSLSVLQGFDDTPEGIALGKKWQRELFDAGWGALTWPKEYGGRGAGPLESIVYNEELARYDVPVQLFTIGLGMIGPTIIAHGSDEQKQRYLPPMATGDEIWCQLWSEPDAGSDLAGLKSRAERDGDDFVLNGQKVWTSGAHYCDLGLGVFRTDPDVPKHHGISAFIVPMDTSGVEVRPLKQLNGASHFNEVFFNDVRLPAANLVGDYNDGWRVARTTMMNERLSAGAMVPMSDTIAPLLTLARETRADTVARQRVARAYTLARLFDLTTARVRTALSRNAIPGPEVSVLKLFAAIAGTDVALAGAGLVGAAGMLLGDHDAEATRWGDSILASFAMHIGGGTDEIQRNIIGETVLGLPREPSFDRDVPFRELGDMHVAASKR, encoded by the coding sequence GTGGACTTCGAAGACTCTCCCACCGAGGCCGCGTTCCGCGCCGAGGTGCGCGCCTGGTTCGACGCGCACGCCGAGCTGAAGGACACGGCATCGCAGTCGCTGTCGGTGCTCCAGGGCTTCGACGACACGCCCGAAGGCATCGCGCTCGGCAAGAAGTGGCAGCGCGAGCTGTTCGACGCGGGTTGGGGCGCGCTGACCTGGCCGAAGGAATACGGGGGCCGCGGCGCCGGACCGCTCGAGTCGATCGTCTACAACGAGGAACTGGCGCGCTACGACGTGCCCGTCCAGCTCTTCACGATCGGCCTCGGCATGATCGGGCCCACGATCATCGCCCACGGCAGCGACGAGCAGAAGCAGCGCTACCTGCCCCCGATGGCGACCGGCGACGAGATCTGGTGCCAGCTGTGGAGCGAGCCCGATGCCGGGTCCGATCTCGCGGGGCTGAAGTCCCGCGCCGAGCGCGACGGAGACGACTTCGTCCTCAACGGCCAGAAGGTGTGGACGAGCGGCGCGCACTACTGCGACCTCGGCCTCGGCGTCTTCCGCACCGATCCGGACGTGCCGAAGCACCACGGCATCTCGGCCTTCATCGTCCCGATGGACACGTCCGGCGTGGAGGTGCGCCCGCTGAAGCAACTCAACGGCGCGTCACATTTCAACGAGGTGTTCTTCAACGACGTGCGCCTGCCGGCGGCGAACCTGGTCGGCGACTACAACGACGGCTGGCGCGTGGCGCGCACCACGATGATGAACGAGCGGTTGTCCGCCGGTGCGATGGTGCCGATGAGCGACACGATCGCGCCGCTCCTCACCCTGGCGCGCGAGACGCGGGCCGACACCGTCGCCCGCCAGCGCGTGGCACGGGCCTACACGCTGGCGCGCTTGTTCGACCTGACGACCGCCCGCGTGCGGACCGCGCTGTCGCGCAACGCGATCCCCGGCCCCGAAGTGTCGGTGCTGAAACTGTTCGCCGCCATCGCCGGCACCGACGTCGCACTCGCGGGCGCGGGCTTGGTGGGTGCGGCGGGCATGTTGCTCGGCGACCACGACGCCGAAGCGACGCGCTGGGGCGACAGCATCCTCGCCAGCTTCGCCATGCACATCGGCGGCGGCACCGACGAGATCCAGCGCAACATCATCGGCGAAACCGTCCTCGGGCTTCCGCGCGAGCCGAGTTTCGACCGCGACGTACCGTTCCGCGAACTAGGAGACATGCATGTTGCTGCAAGCAAGCGCTGA
- a CDS encoding TIGR03084 family metal-binding protein: MDILADLADEYAALDALVADLDAAGLDTLTPAEGFTVRDELSHLAFSEELASLAALDADAFRAKLDDLLADLLSAEGGPKLRAASMAPAELIGWWRTERQRTLDALRAHAVTDRIPWVVGDMSVTSFATARLMETWAHGQDVVDALGLDRAPTARLRHIAELGVRTRGFSYAVRGMAKPDADVRVALTGPDGDAWEWGAPDAADSVTGPALDFCLVVTQRRHVLDTALEVTGAAADEWMAIAQAFAGPPTDGRPAGSFPR; the protein is encoded by the coding sequence GTGGACATCCTCGCTGACCTCGCCGACGAATACGCCGCACTCGACGCGCTCGTCGCCGACCTCGACGCGGCGGGCCTCGACACGCTCACGCCCGCCGAGGGGTTCACCGTGCGCGACGAGTTGTCGCACCTCGCATTCAGCGAGGAGTTGGCGTCGCTCGCCGCGCTGGACGCCGATGCGTTCCGGGCCAAGCTCGACGACCTGCTCGCCGATCTCCTCAGCGCCGAGGGCGGCCCGAAGCTGCGGGCGGCGTCGATGGCGCCCGCCGAGTTGATCGGGTGGTGGCGCACCGAACGGCAGCGCACGCTCGACGCGTTGCGCGCCCACGCCGTCACGGACCGCATCCCGTGGGTCGTCGGCGACATGAGCGTGACGTCGTTCGCCACCGCCCGTCTGATGGAGACGTGGGCGCACGGCCAGGACGTCGTCGATGCGTTGGGTCTCGACCGCGCGCCCACGGCGCGGCTGCGTCACATCGCGGAGCTCGGCGTGCGGACGCGCGGCTTCAGCTACGCCGTGCGCGGGATGGCGAAACCCGACGCCGACGTGCGCGTTGCGCTCACCGGTCCCGACGGCGACGCGTGGGAATGGGGCGCGCCCGATGCGGCCGACTCCGTCACCGGCCCGGCGCTCGACTTCTGCCTCGTCGTCACCCAGCGCCGCCACGTGCTCGACACCGCGCTCGAGGTGACGGGCGCCGCCGCCGATGAGTGGATGGCGATCGCCCAGGCCTTCGCCGGCCCCCCGACCGACGGCCGCCCCGCCGGCAGCTTCCCTCGTTAG